TTGATTATTGGGATGCAGGCTTTAAACACCTCTCTTCCAATAAAAAAGCAATTTTGACCCCACAAGATGCGGAAGGTCAGAAGTTTCGTATTATGAGCTCACACGTTTTGGAAGCTCAATTCAAAGCGATTGGCGCAAATCCACAAGTCTTGCCATTTTCAGAGGTTTACTCAGCATTGCAACAAGGTGTTGTCGATGGTGCTGAAAATCCACTTTCAAACTTCTATACCAAAAAGTTTAACGAAGTTCAAACAGACTTAACCCTCTCTGACCATGGTTATCTTGGTTACTTGGTCATTATGAGTGAGAGTTTTTGGAAAAAATTCCCAGCGGATTTAAAACCAATGGTCCTTCAAGCGATGAAAGAAGCCACAGTATATGAGCGAAAACTAGCGGCACAAGATGACGAAGAGATGCTTGCAAAATTAAAAGAGTATGCAAAAACATCAGGCAATCTTAAAATTCATACGCTAAATGCAGAGCAAAAAGCGGTATGGCAAAAAGCGATGGAAGCGATCTATCCACAGTTTTACACTGTCATCGGCGAAGATCTCATCAAAAAAGTTCAAGCGGTTAAATAGCCCAAGAAAAGGCATCTTGTTACAAACGCAAGATGCCTTTTTTTGTATCTGCGCCTTTATGGCTTAAAAGACTTTATGTAAAAAGTTTTGATAAAAAGAGAAGAGATGAAAAAATATTTTACAATCCTCGATTTAGGGGTTATGGCAATCAATAAAAATATTGCAGTTTTTGGCATTGCCTTGGGTGTTATTCTTGCCTTTACAAACGTGGTACTGCGCTATTTTTTTGAGATGAGTCTTACGTGGGCAGGAGAGCTTACCAACTATCTTTTTATGTGGTCAGCGCTTTTTGGAGCCGCGTATGGTTTCAAAAAAGGAGTTCACATCTCTGTGACGATGCTTTTGGAGAAATTACCACCCATGATGGCAAAAATCATTCTGATGGGGGCACATCTGTTTAGTTGTCTCTATCTTGCATTGATGTCCTATTTTGGGTACGAATTGGTTTTGATGTTGATTGATTTTGGTGAGATGAGCATTGATCTTCGCATTCCGATGTGGATTCCGCACCTTGTTTTGCCTTTTGCTTTTATCGGCGCGGCATTTCGTGCAGGAGAGAAAATTTTTGAAGTGGCTGCAACGGACGCAAGTAAAGTGGTCGTGAACAGCGAACTTGAAACACTGCATGATTCATTAGAAATTAGAGGAGTTAAAGATGTTAATGCTTAGTATATTTGGATTACTCTTCCTCTTGATGTTCCTAGGCGTGCCCGTTTCGGTCTCTTTGGGTGCGAGTACGCTCATTACCGCCTATTTTTTCACCGATATGGATTTGCTGGGCATCACTTCCCATGTATTTGATGGACTCAATAAGTATTCGCTGATGGCAATTCCGATGTTTATTCTAGCAGGCTCTTTCCTCTCCAAAGGTGGAGCAGCGCATCGTATCATTGAGTTTGCAAAGTCGATTGTTGGGCATCTGCCCGGTGGTCTTCCTATCGCAGCTATTTTTGCTTCGATGATCTTTGCAGCCGTCAGCGGTAGTTCCCCTGCTACGGTTGCGGCGATTGGCTCTGTTATGTTTAGCGCGATCAAAGAGGCAGGCTATCCAAGAGGGTATGCCATCGGTACGATTGCAACATCAGGAAGTTTGGGTATTTTGATTCCTCCTTCCATTGTTTTCATCGTTTACGGTGTTACCGCCGATCTTTCTATTGGTAAACTTTTTATGGCGGGTGTGATACCTGGTATTATGATAGGTTTTATGCTGATGCTACTAACGTATGTTGGTGCTGTACGCCTTGGCTTTAAGCGTCAAGAACCCGCTCCTTTTAAAGAGCGTTTGAAAAAATTTAAAGAGGCTTTTTGGGCGTTGATGCTTATTGTCCTCGTCATTGGTGGAATTTACGGTGGTATTTTTACGCCAACAGAAGCGGGAGCAGCGAGCGCAGTGTACGCATTTTTTGTTTCAGTGTTTGTCTATAAAGATCTAAAACTCAAAGATGTCTATCCTATTATATTAGAATCAGCACTTACCAGTGCGATGATCTTCTTTGTCATCGCCAATGCGATGATCTTTGCGCATTTCTTAACTGACGAGACGATTCCTCAGCAAATCACAAAAATGATTATGGAAGCGAATGTTGGACCGATCATGTTCTTGGTTATTGTCAATATCTTGTTGCTCTTAATGGGACAATTTATGGAGCCAAGTTCTATCGTTATGATTACCGTGCCATTGTTGTTACCATTGATTCTTGCCCTTGGCATTGATCCGATCCATTTTGGTGTTGTTTTGGTTGTGAACATGGAAATCGGCATGATAACCCCACCCGTGGGACTCAACCTTTTCGTAGCGGCAGGTATGACGGGACTAAGCCTCAAAGAGGTTGTTGTAGCCTCTCTTCCTTGGGTCGCCGTTTTATTTGTAGGACTTCTATTAGTAACCTACATTCCTATGATCTCTTTGTGGTTACCACAGCTGATGTACGGCATCTAAGCTTTACATGTAAAGCATTCCGAAGGCAGGTTTCTGCTTTCGGAACCTGCTTCCTTACTTGTGATATAATTCCTTCATAACATTATGAGACAAAGGCTTTTAATCATGACAAAAGCATATATTTTAAATTTTTTAGTTTCCCATAAAGAAGAGTTAGCGCATAAATACGGCGTCACAAAAATCGGTTTATTTGGTAGTTATGCAAGAGATGAACAACGAGAAGACAGTGATATAGATATTGCTGTAGAAATAGAAAGTAATAATAAATTTAGAAGTTTTTTTAATTTGAAGTATTTCTTAGAGGATAATTTTCATAAAAAAATTGATTTAGGCATTGAAAGTACCTTAAAACCAATTGCTAAAAAATATATTGAAAAAGAGATTTTATATGCCTAAAAGAGATATTGAGCTTTATTTGCAAGATATTGAAGAATCAGCAAATGCCATTCAAGTCTATATTGCAGATATTGATTTTGAAACTTTTTGTAACGATAGAAAAACCTACAGTGCCACGATAAGGGAATATACCATTATTGGAGAAGCTATTTCTCAAGTGATTGGTATGTTAGAAGAAAAAATACCTGATTATCCGTGGAGAATGGTAAAAGATTTTAGAAATTTTATTGTTCATGAATATTTTGGAGTTGATGCCAAGATCGTTTGGGATTTAACCAAACTTGAACTAGGTACACTACTTCATTGTGTTCAAACGCTCCAAAAATAGACCTTTCTAAACTTTTCCCCAATATGCAAGCGCATAAAAGTTAAAAGTTTAGCCCTGACCCCATTTTACTTCTGACCCCATTTTGCTTTATAACAATTTGATTACGAAATGCCACATTGTGTGACATTTCTTTAAGAATTTATTGTAATTTTTTATTTTTTGTGATAGACTTATTTCGCCTTTAAAAAATTCAAGGAGATAATATGAAATTAGCTAAACTTAGCTTGGCGGCTATCGTAGTTGCAGGTCTTGCATCTAGTTCTTTTGCAGCAAGTGAAACTCTTGCAGACGCATTTAAAAACGGTAAAGTAAACGGTGAATTAAGAGCATGGTATTTTGACAGAGATACTGGTACAACATCCGAAGACCTTTTTAGTACAGGTGTTATGCTTGGTTACGTAACTGATTCATTCTACGGGTTGAGTTTGGGACTAACAATGCAATCAAACTATGCACCAGATGCAGATACATCAGCAAAACAAATGTATGATGGTGACATGTATGGTTCAGGTGCAGTGCTTTCTGAAGCGTATGTTGCATACACAATTGGCAAAACAACTGCAAAAGTAGGTCGCCAATTTATTTCTACTCCTCTTGTAAATGGTTCTGGTTCACGTATGGTTAAAGAGTCATTTGAAGGTGCATTACTCCTTAACACAGACTTACCACAAACAACATTGGCAGCAGGGTATGTTTCTAAATTCCAAGGAAGAACATCTCAAGTAACTGGTGATGGATACCCAACTGCTGTTAATGGTGAAAGCGATATTCCTGACTTCTCAAAAAATGCTGTATTCTATGGCGCAGGCAACTTCACATTTGATGGCGCTTACACTATCTTGGCTATTAATAAATCCATTACAAACTTAACCATTACAGGTCAATACGTATTAATTAATGATGTAGCTGGAGCAACAGTTGGCGATACTGATGTTTGGGTTGGTGGATTGGGTTATATTGTACCTATGAGCAACTTTAAAATCGGTTTAGATGGTGGGTATCAAGCATCTAAAACTGATAAATACAATGCTGCTAATAATGCAGACATTGGTTTTGACGGTGGTATGTATGGACTTCAAGCGTCAATCATTGATCTTGCTGGCTTTGGTCTAAAAACAGCTTATACATCAGTATCAAGTGACGACAATGTTATTCTTGGTATGGGTAATGGTGCTGGTGGTGCTGTTGCATTTACTGCTCCACTTATCGCTGGTGCAAGTAGAGTATCAACAGCTGATACGGATGCGTTTAAAATCGAAGCATCTTATGATTTTACAAACGTGGGCGTTGCTGGTTTAAAATTAATGGCTAACTATATCTCAATTTCTGCTGATGGTACTGTTACTGGTTCTACTGGTTCTAAAGTAATTAGACCAACAGATTGGACATATTGGGCAGGTCAAGTTGCTTATGCTATCCCAGCAGTTAAAGGCTTGACAGTATCTCTTGAATACGAAGATGCTAAACAAGAGCCAGATGGACAAGCGACAGTTGATAGTGATGAACTTAGATTCAGAGCTAACTACAAATTCTAATTTTTACGATTCTTAAATCTTAAGGAGTGGCCTTTGCCACTCCTTTTTTTTATCCTCCCTTCTCGGGGTCGGAGCTAAACTTTTAACTTTCCAATATACGCATTTAATACCAAATTAAGTCTTTATTTAATACTATGGTACCATCTTGAAAGAGGAGGAAACAGTGTATTTAAGTCAAGACATTAAGCCAATCAGCTATCTCAAATCAAATACAGCACATGTTGTCAATAGTGTTACGGAAACACGAAGAGCCATCTATATAACACAAAATGGTGAGGCGAAAGTTGTCGTTCAAGACATCAAATCATTTGAAAATACTCAAAATATGCTGACACTTCTTAAGTTAATTGTGCAAAGTGAAAATGAGATGAATGACACTAAAATAATTGAACAAGAAGGTATGTTTCTTTCCCTTGAAGCGAAACTTTTTCATGAAACTATATGAGGTTTATTGGACACATAGTGCACAAGGAGATTTAGAACATAGTGTTGAGTATATAAAGCTGGATAGTTTAGATCTTGCTAAAAAGGTCTTTTTTGAAATCAAAGAGTCTTGCGATGCGTTGTACCATTTTCCAGAACGAAAAAGAGTTGTGCCAGAACTGAGCTATATTGGCATCACCCATTATCGAGAAGTTATCCATAAACGATGGCGAATCATTTTTAAAATAGAACGAAATGCTGTCTTCGTTTTATTGGTAGCAGATAGCAGTCGAAATTTTGAAGATCTCCTTTTGCAACGCCTCCTTAAATAGTTCAAATAAATTTCCATATCCTCCCTTTTCAAGGTCAGGGTTAAACTTTTAACTTTTTACAACAAAATATATAATCTCTTTGTTCAACTTTATATTTTGATATAATGACACAATGAAATATAAATTAACTGGGCATGCTATAGATGTCATGACTTCAGAGGTATCACGATAGAGTGGATTGAACGGGCAGTTGAGTCTCCATCTTTTCACACCAGCATTTCTGATTTTGAAGAACATTTTTTTAAAACTATTGAAGAAGTTTCAAATTGGTGCTTAAAAGTAGTGGTTAATCCAACAAGTATGAAGATAGTCACTGCCTATTTTGATAGAAACATGAGAAAAAAAGGATGCAAAGATGAAAATTAAATACGATAAAGAGATAGATGCCATTTATGTCATACTATCATCTGACGTGATAGTTGAGAGTGAAGAAAAATTGAAAGATATCATCGTTGATTACAATGACAAAGATGAAGTTGTTGCGATAGAAGTATTGAATGTCAAAGAAACTACACACGAAATTGATTTGCCATTTATTCTAAAAACTGCATAACCGAAAAATTATCAAGCAAATAAAATCTTTAGGAGGAATGAAATGAGTACTTTAATCTTACTTATGGGAGTATCTTTTTTTAGTGTTTTGGGTTATATTGTTTATACTTCTCTTAATTTAGAACTCTAAAAAGATTATCGCTTATCAATAAGGAGTTATACTTTTAACTCTTCAACCTAATAAATTTGCCCCTCAAAGTATGGTATACTATGGTAATTATTTTAAGGAAAATACCATGACTAAAAAAATAACCATTACTTTGGAAGAGACTCTTATTGATGAATTAGGTCTTATTGCACTCGAAAGTGGAAAGAAAAAAGCTCAGGTCATTCGTGAAGCCTTACAAGATTATTTTGATGTACAAGCTGTTAGTAAAACAGTACAAGAGTACAAAATGGGTATGCTCAAAACCATCTCTCACAAAGATATAAAGGCTGAACTTGGCTTATGATATTATTTATGACCCAAAAGTTCTCAAACAACTCAAAAAATTAGACAAAGAGATAGCTTCTTTGATACTTGAGGGTATAGAATCTTTCGCAAAGAGTCCTGTGCTTACCAAAATTAAAAAACTTAAAACACCGTTTGATGGGGCATATAGACTTCGCATTGGTGATTATAGAGTTATTTTTTATCATGAAGAAAATCTAATGCTTATTTCTAAAGTTGCGCACCGAAAAGATGTTTATCTGTAAATTATAGCATTAAACGTTTACATGTAAACGTTTAAAGTTCAGTCCTCCCCGATAAATTCACATCGTCTTGACAAATAAACTATCTTGTATTAAAATGCCAATATATTGTCAAAAGGAGCTTTAGATGCAAGCCATTTTTTATTCACAGGCTAGAAATAACCTAAGAAGTATTATAAGCAAAGCATGCACGGATTTTGATCAGTTCATCATTACAACAAAAGATAATCAGTCTGTTGTGCTCATGTCCTACGATGAATACAGTGCCATCAAAGAAACAATGTACCTACTTTCTTCAAAAACTAATAGAGATAGGCTCTTAGATGCTGTTGAAGAGATTGAAGGTATGAAATTTACATGTAAAGAAATTGCATGATCATTGGCTTTGCCGCGAAAGGATGGGAAGATTATCTTTATTGGCAAGAAAATGATAAAAAAATTGTAAAACGCATCAATCTACTTTTAGAAGATATTAAACGAAATCCACATGATAGCAATGGTATTGGAAAACCAGAACGACTAAAAGGTGACTTGGAAAAATACTTTTCAAGGCGTATTACTGCAGAGCATCGATTGGTTTATAAATTTTTGGATGATTTAATTATTGTGGCACAATGCAGATTTCATTATTAAATTTTTTTTAAACCTCTTTAATTTCTAAAAAGCTTACTATTTCATCACACATTTATTTGACTTTATTACTTTTTTTTGTATACTTCTGATTGTAACCGAATGGTAACCAAAATTTAAGGAGAAAATATGAAATTAGCTAAACTTAGCTTGGCGGCTATCGTTGTTGCTGGACTTGCATCTAGCTCATTCGCAGCAGACACACTTGCTGACGCTTTTAAAAATGGTACAGTAAATGGTGAGCTTAAAGCTTATTATTTTACAAGAGATAATGGTAATGATGATTCAGATATCTTTACAACAGGTGTTATGCTTGGCTATAAAACAGCATCATTCTATGGCTTTACTCTTGGATTAACGGCTCAAGGTAGTTCATCTCCTTTTGCTGATGATGATGCAAAAGGTGAGAATGGCAATACTGCAAGTTTTGTAAGTGATATGTATGGTTCAGGTGCTGTACTATCAGAGGCCTATATCGCATATAACATCGGTAAAACAACAGCAATGGTCGGACGTATGTTCTTAGATACTCCCCTTGTAAGTGGTAGCGGATCACGTGTCATTAAAGAAGCGTTTGAAGGCGCTGCAATTATCAATACTGACCTTCCAAACACAACTTTAATTGCTGGTTATGTTCAAAAATTCCAATCAAGAACAAATCGTGATGGAGATGTTGGTGAATTTACTAAAACATTCTCAACAAACTCTTCAGTTAATGCAGAACTTGATAATGGTGGATATACATTTGCCGTTATCAATAAATCAATCACTGGTTTAACCTTAACAGGTGCATATGCGTATGCTGATGTATATGCAGCAGCAGGTGCAGTTGATGGTGGTGTTAATATTGGTTATATTGAAGCACTCTATGAAGGAAAAGTTGGCGAAATTGGCTATACCCTAGGTGCACAAGACTATTATAATAGTTTTGAGGATTCTACAACAGCTGATGATAGCATTAATTTATATGCATTTAAAGCTGGTTTAAGCTTTAAAGGTATCAACGGTACTGTAGCATACTCTCAAGTAAGTGATGATGCCGTAGCAGGTGATGCCCTTATTTCTGGATTAGGTAATGGCGCTGATCTTCTTTATACTGACCCTATCATTGCAATGAACGGTTACAACAGAGATACAAAATCATACCTTATTGATTTAAATTATGATATAACTGAAGCAGCAAACATTGGTGTACGTTATGTACTTGCTGATGGATATTTAGGTGCAACATCAAATCCAAAGACTGTTACATCAGATAAATACGAAGCTTCTTCTTCAGCTGTGTATGGTTCTTATAAATTTGCAGGTGCTCTTAAAGGATTTAGCCTTGGTGCTCAATATGAGAAACAAGATAAAGATGTTGATGGCGACGATCTTTGGGTTAAAGCTAACTACAAATTCTAATTCTCGCTTTTTAATCGCTCCGTCTTGTTATGAGGCGGAGTTACTCTCTCTTCCCTATAACGTGTTCTTCGCTATAAATTACGAATCATACTCCAATAGACTTCTTGCACAGCACCGAATGTGTTATAATGTAAGTAATCAATTTATAGGAGGCAGATATGAGTCGTGAAGATATTTTATCTTTTTTACAATCACATAAAGATGAATTCTATCAAAAGTATTCTGTCACAAAAATTGGCTTATTTGGTAGTTATGCAAAAGGTACAGCAAGCAGTGAGAGTGACGTGGATGTCATTGTTCAGCTTGATAAACCAAACCTTTTAACGCTCTCAGCGATTCGCCAAGAATTGCAAGAAACTTTTAAAATACCTGTCGATGTCATTCGTCTCAGAGAGACAATGAATCCTTTTCTCAAACAGCAAATTACACAAGAAGCCATTTATGTCTGATGCTTTAGTATTAGAGACACTAAAACAAATCGCAAGTGCAGCAGAAAGAATCTTATTGAAAAGTGATCTTCAAGCTTCTTAACAGCCCCGACTTTTCTTACCAATTTTTTGTCTTCTTGATCACTACTTTACTCTAACTTATAAAAGCTTATTTTTTTATTGTTTTTGTTATAATGATTTCTATAAGGTTTCAACTCTTATGATCTGGAGTATAAACATGCCACCTATTGATAAACTTAAAGAAGAACTTGCTGTTTTAAGAGAAGAATATAAAAATCTTTTTATTTTCTTTTTAGCTACAATTACGGGAACGGTAACAACTTTTTATCAAGCATTGACACATCAAGTAGAGTTTTATATTATTATTTTGTCTGCACTTGGGTTTGGCGTTTCGACTTTTGTATTGCTTCTTTTGAAAAAAGTCAGAGAGAAAATTGATAAAAATATTGATGAACTAGGGAGTTTAAAATGATGATACTAACGACAATCATAGGTGGCATCTTAATTGCAGGGCTTTTAATGTATGCGGCGAAAATAATGGTTAGTGTTAAATAAATAGCGACAAAGATATAGCTTTACATGTAAACATTAAACAGTGATCTTCAAGCATCCTAAAAGCTCTCATTGTTTTCGTAACAACCTTAATCTTTTTTGAAAAGCACTTCCCTTATCTGCACATTTTTTATACAGCAACACTCCAACTTTACATTCAACCTTAAGTAACTTTCTTGTAATATATTTTCACAACTATACTAAGGAGTTTTCATGAAGAAACTAGCTCTGCTTGCTACCTCTGTTGCGCTTTTAGCATCGTCTTCTTTTGCAAAAGAGATCAGCGTAGGTGTTACGATGTCTATGAGTGGACCGCTTGCGGCATACGGACAAACTGCATATGAAGGTATTGAGTTTGCAAATGCTTTGCAGCCAAAACTTAAAAATGGAGACACCATTAAATTGGTACTCATCGATACCAAAGGTGATAAAGTAGAATCTGCGAATGCAGCGACACGACTTATCAGTTCTGACAAAGTTGTGGGAATCATTGGTGAGCTTACCAGCACCAATACCGCTCAAGTCATGGCAATTGCTGAGAAAAAACAGATCCCTGTTATCTCTCCTGTTGCGACTAATGATAAACTTACTGAACAAAAAGAGTTTGCAAACCGTGTTTGTTTTACGGACTCTTTCCAAGGTGCGGTTGTTGCGAACTATGCAACTAAAGATCTTAAACTTAAAACGGCGGTTGTTGTCGTCGATCAAGCGCAAGTTTACTCTCTTGGTCTTGCAAAAGCTTTTGTGGATGCGTTTACAAAAGCTGGTGGTAAAGTAGTAAAAGAGATCAAAGTAAGCTCAGGCGATAAAGACTTTAAAGCGGTTGTTTCTCAAATTAAAGCTGCAAATCCTGACATGCTCTTCTTGCCAATGTATCAC
Above is a genomic segment from Sulfurospirillum halorespirans DSM 13726 containing:
- a CDS encoding TRAP transporter substrate-binding protein, which produces MTKFLNVMALATLLVSSAIAAEYTIKVTHVVSPNTPKGMGADFFAKRVGELTNGKVEVVVFPNSQLYGDGEEMKALKLGNAHIAMPSFSKFTSIVPEMQLFDLPFIFRDKDHLYKVLDGEVGQVLKDKVTAKGFVALDYWDAGFKHLSSNKKAILTPQDAEGQKFRIMSSHVLEAQFKAIGANPQVLPFSEVYSALQQGVVDGAENPLSNFYTKKFNEVQTDLTLSDHGYLGYLVIMSESFWKKFPADLKPMVLQAMKEATVYERKLAAQDDEEMLAKLKEYAKTSGNLKIHTLNAEQKAVWQKAMEAIYPQFYTVIGEDLIKKVQAVK
- a CDS encoding TRAP transporter small permease yields the protein MKKYFTILDLGVMAINKNIAVFGIALGVILAFTNVVLRYFFEMSLTWAGELTNYLFMWSALFGAAYGFKKGVHISVTMLLEKLPPMMAKIILMGAHLFSCLYLALMSYFGYELVLMLIDFGEMSIDLRIPMWIPHLVLPFAFIGAAFRAGEKIFEVAATDASKVVVNSELETLHDSLEIRGVKDVNA
- a CDS encoding TRAP transporter large permease, encoding MLMLSIFGLLFLLMFLGVPVSVSLGASTLITAYFFTDMDLLGITSHVFDGLNKYSLMAIPMFILAGSFLSKGGAAHRIIEFAKSIVGHLPGGLPIAAIFASMIFAAVSGSSPATVAAIGSVMFSAIKEAGYPRGYAIGTIATSGSLGILIPPSIVFIVYGVTADLSIGKLFMAGVIPGIMIGFMLMLLTYVGAVRLGFKRQEPAPFKERLKKFKEAFWALMLIVLVIGGIYGGIFTPTEAGAASAVYAFFVSVFVYKDLKLKDVYPIILESALTSAMIFFVIANAMIFAHFLTDETIPQQITKMIMEANVGPIMFLVIVNILLLLMGQFMEPSSIVMITVPLLLPLILALGIDPIHFGVVLVVNMEIGMITPPVGLNLFVAAGMTGLSLKEVVVASLPWVAVLFVGLLLVTYIPMISLWLPQLMYGI
- a CDS encoding nucleotidyltransferase family protein; this encodes MTKAYILNFLVSHKEELAHKYGVTKIGLFGSYARDEQREDSDIDIAVEIESNNKFRSFFNLKYFLEDNFHKKIDLGIESTLKPIAKKYIEKEILYA
- a CDS encoding DUF86 domain-containing protein, producing the protein MPKRDIELYLQDIEESANAIQVYIADIDFETFCNDRKTYSATIREYTIIGEAISQVIGMLEEKIPDYPWRMVKDFRNFIVHEYFGVDAKIVWDLTKLELGTLLHCVQTLQK
- a CDS encoding OprD family outer membrane porin, whose protein sequence is MKLAKLSLAAIVVAGLASSSFAASETLADAFKNGKVNGELRAWYFDRDTGTTSEDLFSTGVMLGYVTDSFYGLSLGLTMQSNYAPDADTSAKQMYDGDMYGSGAVLSEAYVAYTIGKTTAKVGRQFISTPLVNGSGSRMVKESFEGALLLNTDLPQTTLAAGYVSKFQGRTSQVTGDGYPTAVNGESDIPDFSKNAVFYGAGNFTFDGAYTILAINKSITNLTITGQYVLINDVAGATVGDTDVWVGGLGYIVPMSNFKIGLDGGYQASKTDKYNAANNADIGFDGGMYGLQASIIDLAGFGLKTAYTSVSSDDNVILGMGNGAGGAVAFTAPLIAGASRVSTADTDAFKIEASYDFTNVGVAGLKLMANYISISADGTVTGSTGSKVIRPTDWTYWAGQVAYAIPAVKGLTVSLEYEDAKQEPDGQATVDSDELRFRANYKF
- a CDS encoding type II toxin-antitoxin system Phd/YefM family antitoxin, translating into MYLSQDIKPISYLKSNTAHVVNSVTETRRAIYITQNGEAKVVVQDIKSFENTQNMLTLLKLIVQSENEMNDTKIIEQEGMFLSLEAKLFHETI
- a CDS encoding type II toxin-antitoxin system RelE/ParE family toxin; this translates as MKLYEVYWTHSAQGDLEHSVEYIKLDSLDLAKKVFFEIKESCDALYHFPERKRVVPELSYIGITHYREVIHKRWRIIFKIERNAVFVLLVADSSRNFEDLLLQRLLK
- a CDS encoding DUF2283 domain-containing protein; this translates as MKIKYDKEIDAIYVILSSDVIVESEEKLKDIIVDYNDKDEVVAIEVLNVKETTHEIDLPFILKTA
- a CDS encoding CopG family transcriptional regulator, which codes for MTKKITITLEETLIDELGLIALESGKKKAQVIREALQDYFDVQAVSKTVQEYKMGMLKTISHKDIKAELGL
- a CDS encoding type II toxin-antitoxin system RelE family toxin — encoded protein: MAYDIIYDPKVLKQLKKLDKEIASLILEGIESFAKSPVLTKIKKLKTPFDGAYRLRIGDYRVIFYHEENLMLISKVAHRKDVYL
- a CDS encoding type II toxin-antitoxin system Phd/YefM family antitoxin codes for the protein MQAIFYSQARNNLRSIISKACTDFDQFIITTKDNQSVVLMSYDEYSAIKETMYLLSSKTNRDRLLDAVEEIEGMKFTCKEIA
- a CDS encoding Txe/YoeB family addiction module toxin, coding for MIIGFAAKGWEDYLYWQENDKKIVKRINLLLEDIKRNPHDSNGIGKPERLKGDLEKYFSRRITAEHRLVYKFLDDLIIVAQCRFHY
- a CDS encoding OprD family outer membrane porin, with amino-acid sequence MKLAKLSLAAIVVAGLASSSFAADTLADAFKNGTVNGELKAYYFTRDNGNDDSDIFTTGVMLGYKTASFYGFTLGLTAQGSSSPFADDDAKGENGNTASFVSDMYGSGAVLSEAYIAYNIGKTTAMVGRMFLDTPLVSGSGSRVIKEAFEGAAIINTDLPNTTLIAGYVQKFQSRTNRDGDVGEFTKTFSTNSSVNAELDNGGYTFAVINKSITGLTLTGAYAYADVYAAAGAVDGGVNIGYIEALYEGKVGEIGYTLGAQDYYNSFEDSTTADDSINLYAFKAGLSFKGINGTVAYSQVSDDAVAGDALISGLGNGADLLYTDPIIAMNGYNRDTKSYLIDLNYDITEAANIGVRYVLADGYLGATSNPKTVTSDKYEASSSAVYGSYKFAGALKGFSLGAQYEKQDKDVDGDDLWVKANYKF
- a CDS encoding nucleotidyltransferase family protein; this encodes MSREDILSFLQSHKDEFYQKYSVTKIGLFGSYAKGTASSESDVDVIVQLDKPNLLTLSAIRQELQETFKIPVDVIRLRETMNPFLKQQITQEAIYV
- a CDS encoding ABC transporter substrate-binding protein — its product is MKKLALLATSVALLASSSFAKEISVGVTMSMSGPLAAYGQTAYEGIEFANALQPKLKNGDTIKLVLIDTKGDKVESANAATRLISSDKVVGIIGELTSTNTAQVMAIAEKKQIPVISPVATNDKLTEQKEFANRVCFTDSFQGAVVANYATKDLKLKTAVVVVDQAQVYSLGLAKAFVDAFTKAGGKVVKEIKVSSGDKDFKAVVSQIKAANPDMLFLPMYHPEVSMIARQAKQIGLVKPMFSGDGVANQTFIDLGGDAVEGYMFTDFFDYAAPPTQRSKDFIAAYAQKTGKQEVNSFVALGADAYNVMLDAMNRCANPEDSICINKEIKATANFEGVSGVINMDKTGNSTRSAVIKVVQNGKAVYKATVNP